A stretch of DNA from Anopheles nili chromosome 2, idAnoNiliSN_F5_01, whole genome shotgun sequence:
GCAGCAGCACGAGACAGGACGTACGAGGCTAGATTCACCACCCAAACTAGGGCATCCCATCCGGGCGGACGTCGGACGGGATAGGAGGCTCGCGCTGTTTCGAGCTTCGTGCAAACACACCACTGTGCAATGTCGCGGTTTTTCACATCCTTCCTAAGCACTTCACACACCCAGTGAACACAGCAAGCGTAGCTCGGTTGCCGTGCCGTTTCTGCACTCTATCATGGTCACTGCAAGGTTTGGGATTTGTTGAACATTATGCCACTTTTGCTGGCTCCTTCCACTCTACAGCTCGACTTCACTCGATAACACTCGCAAGCGCACCCCCGACAGATATTGGCTGTGAATACTGTGCAGATCGACAACTCGCCATTAAACCATGACGCATAACCATGACTCAAACCCACTGTATCACGCTTATTCACTGATATTCAAGCACTAATTTGGTACTTCACTAGAGAAACGAAAATCTTACAACAACATAATCTTACAACATAATCTTTGCACAATTCCTTTCAATGACTGTTTGACAGTTCTGCGGAGGAAGCGAAGTGTCGGAATTGGTGATAGTGAAAGAGATGGCAAATATTCTGTAGGCTAAAGCGAGATGGCACATGTTTGCTGTCAGTCTGCCGTCAAAACGTTCGCACAGTGCTCGTAGCCGTGTAAAAATACGGTCTAAAATGTGAAAACATTTAGCTTATGAGCATTATTTTTCAGCAAAAAGCAGTTTAAACAACTAAATATTTTGTCATGTAACTTTAAATAATTTTCTGTCATTTTATTGAAAGAAACTCAAGCATATTGTGATATTTTTCGATCAATCGTATAATTAACACGATAATTaacgtttgttgtttttgcttgtaTCATTTTGACAGCAAACGTCAACATACTCTGCGCGCACCGTCAACAAAGTTTGCGTTGGAACGAAATGCTGGCTGGAGAAAAGCAGGTAGTGAAAAAGATTACGAATTAAAATCGCGAGCCATTTTGCGAACTGGTGATGTGTCGTTGATGTGCTGACAACGCGGGTGAAGTGAAGTGTATCGTGCAAACAATGCAGTTTTATCACCGTAGATTGTTGACCGAGATGGCGCGATAAAAGTTTTACCCCATCCCCATCCTCGTGGTTGGTGCGAATCGCGTGTAATAAGCGTCGTCGTGGGCCAATCTCGCAATCGTTTCGATGGCCATCGGAATCGGTCGCACAACATAATAGCGGTGCAAATGTGCTTCAATTCGGTCGATAGTGCGATTATACGCGCGTTCCGGACGGGTGTATGGTGGAATAAGGcaaagtgaaagtgaaatcgGTGCACCGCCGGAGGCAGGAAAGTGTTGTGAGCGTTCAAGCGTTGTCGTCGAGGCCCTCGGCATCGGGTATCATTGGCTGTACAGTGGAACGGGGGTTTGGGGGGGAACGTGGCATAGTGTGTTCGGCAAGTCGGTAATCATCAGCATGCTGGCCGATACGTGCTTACGGTGGATCGGATTGATCAGCGTTTCGCTGGTGCTATGGTCCTGTGGATATCCGGGTGTGTTGTCGCCGGTCGAGGCGGCCCACCTCACAGGCACGTTCGAGGTCGATGAGTTCTTCCGGTTTCTGCACAAGTTCGGCTTCCAGAAGACGGAGAAACACTCCCAGAAGGACACCGAGTGGGACACGTTCGGGTATATCTACGGAAATGTCACGTCACACGTTAATTTCACCACCCCGGTGACTCTGGCCGTGCTCGATAAGCGTAGCTTTCTCGAGTACTACGCTAACAGGAACGATTTTGATCGAGATGTGGCTTGCCAACGGATGTTCGATAAACTGGACAAGATCGTGTATAGTCGGGCGTGCAATCCGCACGCGGAGGCTGACTACCTGCGGCGCATTCCTTGCGAGCGGGGGAAACTGTGCGTGGACGAGGACACCCGGGAGAATGTCGTTCCCGGCAGCCAGTTTACGTTCGTCATTAGCGATCCTAATGTGCCAAGGTAaggaatttattttgcaaactCGTTGCTAAGCTGATTATAAATGATTGCGTTGCTTCATTTTAGGTTCTGGTATGTGTCGATGGTGGCGTGTTATCAGAATGTGTCCACCTGTCAGTGGCACTACTACGACTATCGCAAATATCATACGGAACCCCCGAGTATAGACTTTGATATCACGCTGGTTAATGGAAACCCGAACCGGCAAACGCTTTCCTTCTTCAATCCGTTGCTTTTCCACTTCTCCTTCGACCGACAAAACACGCTCGAAATGTATTTGATATTTTTCGTCGTCTATCTGCTGATGGTGCCGTTGCAAATCTATGCCGTCCGACTGCAGAAACATCCCGTCACGCGGCTTTTTACGGTCAGCTTGGTGTTGGAGTTTGTGAGCGTTTGTCTACTCTTAACGCACACCGTACGCTACGCCATGAATGGTGTCGGCGACGAAAAGCTGGCTGTAATGGGCGATATATTTGATATATTTAGCAGAGTAAGCATGTCCTGGTGGTTTATCCGGTAGGgtattttataatattttcctttacaTTTGTTTCAGACGTCATTTATGCTTATATTGCTACTTCTTGCCAAGGGGTGGGCAGTGACCCGGTTACAGATCAGTGTAAGCAGCTGGATTCTGCTCATGGTTATCTGGATCCCTTACTGTGCCATACATGTGTTGCTGTACATATGGAACAGGGTAAGCAAGCATCTCTAATCAcagcaaattaaaattatgttcaTGTTGTTAACCGCCAACTTTGCGTTAagtgaaatgaattttgtATCTGAGATAAATGTAACATGTCTGTCGAAATGAACATTACTTTTCTCTAACTCTATTTCAGACGGAAGTGGATATTATCTCTGATATTGATGAATATCAGACGTGGCCTGGTTGGCTGGTGCTCGCGTGCCGTTCCATGATGATGCTGTGGTTTCTGTGGGAGCTGCGAACGACGATGAAGTACGAACACTCTTCGCAAAAGCTAGactttttgctccatttcggTGCTTCGAGTCTCGTATGGTTCATCTACTTGCCAATCGTGGCCATTATTGCTGTGAATGTTAGTCCGCTGTGGCGGTATAAGCTATTACTAGGTAGGCCTATTGCTAGCAAATTGTAGATAAACAGTTTTATAATGCTGTTCCGTCCCTTTTTAGGTATAACAAATTCAGCCGACTGTTTGGCGTACTGTGTGATGATGGGTTTGCTGTGGCCTAACCGCGCCGGGCAATATTTGCTACTGACGGGATCAAACTTTGGTGGTAAGTCCactttttcattttatacTTTTCATCATGAAATTCTTCAAATTTGTATCAATCGATTGAAAACGTATGTCTGCGGAAGATAAACTcgaacgagaaggaaaaataatttagaTCCAACGAAGCTTATGCAACAAATTAGCCAATTTGTGAAATGAGTTTCATATTAAACTATATACTACTGTGTCGTTACTGTATTTAGGTATGGACGAACTGGATGAGTTCAACGAAGCACCGCATATAGTGCACAGAGATTCCGATACGCTGCACAGTAGCAACGGAGATCTAGCTGTGGACGAATATTTGGataacgacgatgacgaaatAGAAACCTTAGTACTCAGTACAGACGATTTGCTCCACACGGGAAGTTCTTTCCCGGTTGGGGGTGGGGGCACAGTGGGTGGCAGTAAGCCTCTAACATTACATAACGGTAACGCCATGAATGGCGGTATCACAAAAGGGGGGAGATCTTTCGATTAGATTTTGTCATCTGGGagaatactgagcccatcatTGGGGCGTCAACAATTTGTCCGAAGGGCCTCAAATGCACACCGATTAGACGTAAACGACGAATCTTTAGAACGAATTTAATTCACCCGTTACAACCCCGGTTGACCGAGGTGTCTGGCAGGGGGAAAATCCTGCGTCATACTCTGGGCGTTATCGTAATATCAATGTAAGTGAAACTTTTTGAgacatttttaaaaaaatgatgcaatgAAACTATGACGGCTGTTCACGGTTTAGTGGCACTCAAATCTGGTCAAACGTTGTGCGTTGAAGTACGTGTAAACGTCGATACGCCGCATTGAAAGACAAACTTTAATTATAGATAAGTTTCTCGCTGAAGAAGCAAATTTATTAACAGAATTATATTGGAGCACGATACAGCGCGTGCGTCAGTCAAAGTGTAAATTCTTCCATTTCTTAAATAATGCTCATCATAAATATTCCACTACTCCTGAAAAGTACTCATTCATGAGTAAGTCGAAAGGATGATTTTAATTAACGGGGATTGAAATGATCGAAAATTTTTCAACGTGAATGGGTTTGTGCTTATGGATAGCGTAAATTTTAGAAAAATTAACTGAGACGGTAAGtaacggaaaaagaaaacaaaataagtaTTGTGTGATATGGAATCCATAGCAATTATGAAACTTGATGAGATAACTTTATTCTCCTAATCTAAGACCATAACATTAAGATAAAAGAACCTATTCCACTATTCATGGTATGTGGCCGATGATTTTCGTTTATGAATTCGGAAATTGTGGTTGTAATGCATGTGACACATTCTATGTTACAAATTCGCAATATGTCCGTTCTGATTAGTGTTCGTGATAACAACAtatattatttcaaacaaattcatttAGCAATGatgaattgtttttccttcaaattTTCTGCTGTGTTGTTttcaaactaaaaaaaaataattaaatcttTACCGGGCTGGTGAAGATTTGTTAAATTAATATAACTCTTAATTCACTAGATTCACTGGCCCACCGCAAATAATGTCAATGAGAATGCCTATAAAAAGTGGAACTCAACACGAAAATGTCTAAATTGAAACAAAGCTGAAAGTACTCCATTTTATCTAACTCTTCGTGTTTTCTACACTTACCAGATTTTATACGATGCCTCTTTACATCTTATAAACACaagcaaaatcaacaaaagCATAGAACTATTCATGCTTCTTTCTCACTTAAGTCAACTCTCTTTGCATATTTATAGAACAGTGTTGAGATGAAAATGTGGATGAACAAAAGAACCAAAAACTATAAGCTACAAATGTTAGTTTATCAATGAAGAACTGGCAAGATAATGTTTTAGTTTGTTGTTAGAAGCGTTCCACTTAGCTCTTAAAACATTCAtgtgaaattatttaaatactgcaaaaaatgaaaagatatTAGAACAAAAAACGTATAATATTACAAAGACAAAACATTAACATAAATAGTTAGTGCGAGTAAACTGCAAATGTTTGTAGCTTAGCAAAATCTTACACGAAAAAAAGTCACATAAAGATAACTTAACAATGCCTGCAACGCAAAGTACCTTTTTTAAACATAGCTTTGCTGAAATCACTAGAAGATAGTAGCAAAACAAGCTTAAACAGATTGCATCTAGTAATAAAAGAGTAATATAGAGCAACGTGGAGAAACGAGTGATTGTCTATTCTAATTTCTAGTGAAAAAAATTGTCGCTAAATTGCTGGCTAGATATGCTCAACAATGTTACTGAATgagaaaaattcaattagatGGAAAAGAAAGGCTACCATTAGATGTACTTCCGATCATTTTAACTATCACTAACAATATTAACGATTAGAAAAGTTTTATAGCACACACACGTTTCTTCTGATGTGATTCCTGAAACGTTACTAAAGAAGACCCTATGTTTTACGAACAACTAACGTATCTTCCAGACGATATGCCCAAATCCATTGATGCGATAAAAACCAGAGAAAGATGGCATTGTTTTGAGATATGAACGTGATTATAAAGAAGTTATGAAAGCATTAACAGTAACGGTGCGCAGAGCGTTGTGATAGACTATTAAGAATATTTTTCTACTGCTACACAATTGCAAAGAAAATTAACAAGACGTAAGACTCCCCTGAACTAAATGATTTTTTGCAAAAGTGGAAGACACGTGCGTGAAAGCACTTTGAAAACTCATTTAAAGAACTTGCCTAGTCCGTGGACGTGAGTTTTCAAAACAGTATGCATACTAGCAGCAAAATCAATCGTTATGTCGATCATAGGCTGTTGTTTTGAGtaagtacgaaaaaaaaaagagaaaaccgATAGAAGAATAACAAACTTTACTCGTACAAAACTTGCGTATAGTTGtcgaaaatatgaaaattaaactCAAATTCTTCAACGAGTGTACTTGTCGCCCATGTTCATGTCTACAACGGGTGGTGAATGTTGAGAAATTGTATATCGATTAGTATAAATCTATTAGTATAATTGcaagtatatttttttctagatatattcttttatttgatttctaTAGATTAATCATACATGTGTTATACGATAATATGATTTGCTCGCTTTGCTTCGCAAATAACTCTACATGTTTGCTTATTCATGAGCTCGGCTAGTATTTATCCTATAATTCCGCTTATTATCACGCTGCATTAAGAACTAATCTTGTTTAAATCTCATTACAAAAACTGCCCACCGTCTGTTCTATTGTTTCCACATATCCCGGGTAGGATGTTCCTTGCGATAATCTTTTTGAAGGTATATGGTAGACACTGTTTGATCCATTGGTGACGTGACAACCGCGAAGGAAATGTAGGATTTTTTGATATTCCCCTGCTTAACAGCCCTTGTAAATCATCCTCCAAATCCTCACCTATTGCCGTTGATGATGCACAGGATGGATCcttcgttcgatttttattgTTGTGATATTTCAGACGGTTTAATGCAACGATTCGATTCATTGTTCTTCGTTTGCACACTGACTGTGTATCGTTCTTTCTTTTAACGTGGTATGGACGTAACTAAATATCTCACCATACTCTGTGTGGTATTTTATAGATCTGAGCATAATGAGCGAGTAGGTGAtattctga
This window harbors:
- the LOC128730024 gene encoding integral membrane protein GPR180-like → MLADTCLRWIGLISVSLVLWSCGYPGVLSPVEAAHLTGTFEVDEFFRFLHKFGFQKTEKHSQKDTEWDTFGYIYGNVTSHVNFTTPVTLAVLDKRSFLEYYANRNDFDRDVACQRMFDKLDKIVYSRACNPHAEADYLRRIPCERGKLCVDEDTRENVVPGSQFTFVISDPNVPRFWYVSMVACYQNVSTCQWHYYDYRKYHTEPPSIDFDITLVNGNPNRQTLSFFNPLLFHFSFDRQNTLEMYLIFFVVYLLMVPLQIYAVRLQKHPVTRLFTVSLVLEFVSVCLLLTHTVRYAMNGVGDEKLAVMGDIFDIFSRTSFMLILLLLAKGWAVTRLQISVSSWILLMVIWIPYCAIHVLLYIWNRTEVDIISDIDEYQTWPGWLVLACRSMMMLWFLWELRTTMKYEHSSQKLDFLLHFGASSLVWFIYLPIVAIIAVNVSPLWRYKLLLGITNSADCLAYCVMMGLLWPNRAGQYLLLTGSNFGGMDELDEFNEAPHIVHRDSDTLHSSNGDLAVDEYLDNDDDEIETLVLSTDDLLHTGSSFPVGGGGTVGGSKPLTLHNGNAMNGGITKGGRSFD